A region from the uncultured Draconibacterium sp. genome encodes:
- a CDS encoding DUF4062 domain-containing protein: protein MDKRYQVFISSTYADLKDERSKVIQTIMEMDCIPAGKRCNIGT from the coding sequence ATGGACAAAAGATATCAAGTATTTATTAGTTCAACTTACGCAGACTTAAAAGATGAGCGTTCAAAAGTAATTCAGACGATAATGGAAATGGATTGTATTCCGGCAGGAAAACGATGCAACATTGGTACTTAA
- a CDS encoding AraC family transcriptional regulator produces MNNQEKVVLRLKEGRTINYFESLKQALGGEYSDNYYELIQGRTDIRFYNFPIIPGFDILLNSAKHYQAVEMIREADDNPDYFHFYLLKEGQIDQRFENQEQLMEAGTSTGVFINNGLFPMRAQFPANTPLKSLGFKVTKEALSKLIPEACETLETLFDTDAPIAYHTHLPEELRSMIDDIFYYKKSEFGRIPLVMARGLEIFTVLMRSVRKLVDKDELHGLHIDDYQRLLKIKDQLLASFDQRISVEGLADEFGISVSKLKRDFKTLFNTSVYQFYTHARMDEAYRRLKSGNFSVMEVGYDLGYQNLSKFSSMFKKVKGINPKDVMPV; encoded by the coding sequence ATGAATAATCAGGAAAAAGTAGTTTTACGCTTAAAAGAAGGAAGAACGATCAATTATTTTGAATCGTTAAAACAAGCTCTTGGCGGCGAATACTCCGATAATTATTACGAGCTGATTCAAGGAAGGACCGATATTCGGTTTTATAACTTTCCGATCATTCCCGGATTTGATATTTTATTGAATTCGGCCAAACACTATCAAGCTGTTGAAATGATCAGGGAAGCCGATGACAATCCTGATTATTTTCATTTCTACCTGTTAAAAGAAGGACAAATCGATCAGCGTTTTGAAAATCAGGAACAGCTAATGGAAGCAGGAACCTCAACAGGCGTTTTTATTAATAACGGATTATTTCCGATGCGGGCCCAATTTCCGGCCAACACACCGCTAAAATCATTGGGTTTTAAAGTAACTAAAGAAGCCTTAAGCAAACTAATTCCAGAAGCTTGCGAAACACTTGAGACACTTTTCGATACTGACGCTCCTATTGCTTACCATACGCATTTACCCGAGGAGTTACGATCGATGATCGACGATATATTTTATTACAAAAAAAGCGAATTCGGACGCATTCCGCTGGTTATGGCACGCGGCCTCGAAATATTTACCGTGTTAATGCGTTCGGTGCGCAAACTGGTTGACAAAGACGAGCTGCACGGCCTTCATATTGATGATTACCAGCGTTTGTTAAAAATAAAAGACCAGTTGTTGGCGAGTTTCGACCAGCGCATTAGTGTTGAAGGACTGGCCGATGAGTTTGGCATTAGCGTATCGAAACTTAAACGCGATTTTAAAACACTATTTAATACCTCGGTGTACCAATTTTACACCCATGCCCGAATGGACGAAGCTTATCGCAGGTTAAAATCAGGGAACTTCTCGGTTATGGAAGTTGGCTACGATTTGGGCTACCAAAACCTGTCGAAGTTCTCGTCGATGTTTAAAAAGGTAAAAGGTATTAACCCTAAAGATGTGATGCCGGTGTAA
- a CDS encoding type II toxin-antitoxin system PemK/MazF family toxin — translation MEIKQYQIILVNLDPTIGSEIKKTRPCVVISPNEMNKYLRTVVIAPMTTSSNKYPTRVKIKHDNKIGWIVLDQIRTIDRQRIIKVFGELKDSEFQELKAVLKETYID, via the coding sequence ATGGAAATAAAACAATATCAAATCATTTTAGTCAATCTTGATCCGACCATTGGGAGTGAAATCAAAAAGACCAGGCCTTGTGTCGTAATTTCTCCCAATGAGATGAATAAATATTTGCGGACAGTTGTAATTGCTCCAATGACAACAAGTTCTAACAAATATCCTACAAGAGTAAAAATAAAACATGACAATAAAATCGGTTGGATTGTTCTAGACCAAATCCGAACGATTGACAGACAAAGAATAATAAAGGTTTTTGGAGAACTCAAAGATTCTGAATTTCAGGAATTAAAAGCGGTCTTAAAAGAAACATACATTGACTAA
- the htpG gene encoding molecular chaperone HtpG yields the protein MQTGKIGVTSENLFPIIKKFLYSDHDIFLREIVSNAVDATQKLRTLASRGEYKGEVTDAKVVVKLDTEAKTITVSDNGIGMTAEEVEKYINQIAFSGANEFLDKYKDDANAIIGHFGLGFYSSFMVSEKVDVITKSYKEGAKAVKWSCNGSPEYELEEVEKENVGTDIVMHISEEEKGFLDDAKVSEILDKYCKFLPVPVIYGKKKDWKDGQQVETDEDNQVNDVAPAWTKTPADLKDEDYKDFYRKLYPMGDEPLFNIHLNVDYPFNLTGILYFPKIKNNFEVQKNKIQLYCNQVFVTDSVEGIVPEFLTLLHGVIDSPDIPLNVSRSYLQSDSNVKKISSHINKKVADRLHQIFKDNREDFESKWDDLKIFIEYGMLTEEKFNDRAMNFFMLKNTEGKYFTWEEYEKLVKENQTDKDKNTIYLYTTNVEEQFTFVEEAKNKGYDVLVLDDVLAPHLINKFEQKYTDKRFVRVDSDVVENLIKKEDTTKEEWTMEQKQEVSPVFQAVCPETKDYQFIVDFQDLGEAASPMVITRSEFMRRMKDMAATQGGGMNFYGEMPDSLNLVVNISHPLVKKVIEAKDKKLGKKLEDMTSSIAGKKEEIATLEKAKEGKKDEEIPSADKEKLESLNGELAKLEASKREELTGFGKGNKLAKQMVDLALLANGLLKGADLDKFVKRSVELIK from the coding sequence ATGCAAACAGGAAAAATTGGAGTTACCAGCGAGAACCTTTTTCCAATTATTAAAAAGTTTCTCTATTCTGATCACGACATTTTTTTACGTGAAATTGTATCAAATGCGGTTGATGCAACCCAAAAACTAAGAACACTGGCATCGCGCGGCGAATACAAAGGCGAAGTTACCGATGCCAAGGTGGTAGTAAAATTAGATACCGAAGCAAAAACCATTACGGTTTCGGATAACGGAATTGGCATGACCGCCGAAGAGGTGGAGAAGTACATTAACCAAATTGCATTTTCGGGTGCCAACGAGTTTCTTGATAAATATAAAGACGATGCTAACGCCATAATTGGTCATTTCGGGCTGGGTTTTTACAGTTCGTTTATGGTATCGGAAAAAGTGGATGTTATCACAAAATCGTATAAAGAAGGAGCAAAAGCCGTTAAATGGAGTTGTAACGGAAGCCCGGAGTACGAATTGGAAGAAGTTGAAAAGGAAAACGTGGGTACCGATATTGTAATGCACATCAGCGAAGAAGAAAAAGGTTTTCTTGATGATGCAAAAGTGTCTGAAATCTTGGATAAATACTGTAAGTTCTTACCGGTGCCGGTAATTTATGGCAAGAAAAAAGACTGGAAAGACGGGCAACAGGTTGAGACCGACGAAGACAACCAGGTAAATGATGTAGCTCCGGCATGGACCAAAACTCCTGCTGATTTAAAAGATGAGGATTACAAAGACTTTTACCGAAAGTTGTATCCGATGGGCGACGAGCCCTTGTTTAACATTCACCTGAATGTGGATTATCCGTTTAACCTTACCGGTATTTTGTACTTCCCAAAAATTAAAAACAACTTCGAAGTTCAGAAAAACAAAATTCAGTTGTATTGCAACCAGGTTTTTGTTACCGATTCGGTTGAAGGAATTGTGCCCGAGTTTTTGACTTTATTGCACGGGGTGATCGATTCGCCGGATATTCCGTTAAATGTTTCACGCTCGTACCTGCAAAGCGATTCGAATGTGAAGAAAATCAGCAGTCACATTAACAAAAAAGTAGCCGACCGTTTGCACCAAATCTTTAAAGACAACCGCGAAGATTTTGAAAGCAAATGGGACGACCTGAAAATTTTTATCGAATACGGAATGCTGACCGAAGAGAAATTCAACGATCGTGCGATGAATTTCTTTATGCTGAAAAATACCGAAGGCAAATATTTTACCTGGGAAGAGTATGAAAAGCTGGTGAAAGAAAACCAGACGGATAAGGATAAAAATACCATTTACCTGTACACCACAAATGTTGAGGAGCAGTTTACTTTTGTTGAAGAAGCAAAAAACAAAGGCTATGATGTACTGGTACTTGATGATGTATTGGCACCTCACCTGATAAATAAATTTGAGCAAAAATATACCGACAAGCGCTTTGTTCGTGTCGACTCGGATGTGGTTGAAAACCTGATTAAAAAGGAAGACACCACAAAAGAAGAATGGACAATGGAGCAAAAACAAGAAGTATCTCCGGTATTTCAGGCTGTTTGCCCTGAAACAAAAGACTATCAGTTTATTGTTGATTTCCAGGATTTGGGAGAGGCTGCTTCGCCAATGGTAATTACCCGTAGCGAGTTTATGCGCCGAATGAAAGACATGGCGGCAACTCAGGGTGGTGGAATGAATTTTTATGGCGAAATGCCCGATTCGTTAAACCTGGTGGTAAATATTTCGCACCCTTTGGTTAAAAAAGTAATTGAGGCTAAAGATAAAAAACTGGGGAAAAAGCTGGAAGATATGACCAGCTCGATTGCCGGTAAAAAAGAAGAAATTGCCACCCTGGAAAAAGCCAAAGAAGGTAAAAAAGACGAAGAAATTCCGAGTGCCGATAAGGAAAAGCTGGAAAGCCTGAATGGCGAGCTGGCAAAACTGGAAGCATCAAAACGCGAAGAATTGACAGGTTTTGGCAAAGGCAATAAATTGGCCAAACAAATGGTTGACCTGGCTTTGCTGGCCAACGGCCTGCTTAAAGGTGCCGACCTTGATAAATTTGTAAAACGAAGCGTAGAGTTAATAAAATAA
- a CDS encoding DUF3124 domain-containing protein produces MKYLFGVLLLASMLFSCKQEAKVVPNKVQNWEKREVVKPVPDTLEMGTSYLSVYPQIYTKSEERRVNLTTTVSMRNPNVKATLYIDKIDYYNTKGDCIRKYISHPVFIRPMETVEIIIDHADNEGGTGANLIFQWYKETSASDPVFEAVMISTYGQMGLSFVTQDKRIK; encoded by the coding sequence ATGAAGTATTTGTTCGGTGTATTACTGCTGGCAAGCATGCTGTTTTCCTGTAAGCAGGAAGCTAAGGTTGTACCAAATAAAGTTCAAAACTGGGAGAAAAGAGAAGTAGTAAAGCCGGTTCCCGACACGCTTGAAATGGGAACGAGCTACTTGTCGGTTTATCCACAAATTTATACCAAGTCGGAGGAGCGCCGGGTAAATTTAACCACTACGGTAAGTATGCGTAATCCGAATGTAAAGGCTACGCTTTATATCGATAAAATTGATTACTACAATACCAAAGGCGATTGTATTCGTAAGTATATCAGCCACCCGGTTTTTATCCGGCCCATGGAAACGGTTGAAATTATTATCGACCATGCCGATAATGAGGGGGGAACGGGAGCCAATCTGATTTTTCAGTGGTATAAAGAGACCTCAGCCAGCGATCCTGTTTTCGAGGCGGTAATGATTTCTACCTACGGACAAATGGGCTTGTCGTTTGTAACACAGGACAAGCGAATAAAATAA
- a CDS encoding AbrB/MazE/SpoVT family DNA-binding domain-containing protein, with protein sequence MEISVIKIGNSKGIRLSKTLLDRYNIKDTVDLIMDKGQIILKPISKPRKGWEKAFEKMAKNGDDNLLFDDVFDDENLEEWK encoded by the coding sequence ATGGAAATTTCAGTTATAAAAATCGGAAACTCAAAGGGGATTAGGTTGAGTAAAACCCTACTTGACAGATACAATATTAAAGACACCGTTGATTTAATAATGGATAAAGGACAAATTATTTTAAAACCAATTTCAAAACCACGAAAAGGATGGGAAAAGGCTTTTGAAAAAATGGCTAAAAATGGAGATGACAATTTGCTATTTGACGATGTGTTTGACGATGAAAACCTGGAAGAATGGAAATAA
- a CDS encoding ammonia-forming cytochrome c nitrite reductase subunit c552: MIRKFIKPALFAIAVISIFSCKTRTKTNGENDYAGSESCRECHENFYQLWEPSYHGQAMMPINAAFIAKHQLPNSKPIDVEGHLFTVEFLDSTMVMYERNGDRLIETYDVLWAMGGHNVYCFLTPFEKGKLQNIPLAYDANRKEWFNYPEAGIRHFGDEYPDDEALPWKDAMFAFNTGCYSCHISQLSTNFDLASETYHTTWREAGINCETCHGPGGDHVRIFKDLKEGEEAKELGLISTSVFTQEQHNDACAPCHAKMTPITPSYMPGDKYFDNYNITTLEDRDFYADGRSLGENYTMTEWMMNPCVDESQLHCVTCHTSSGRDRNKDNPDQSCLQCHNNRNEDLETHTGHPAEAGLTCLSCHMPKREFVGRFLRSDHSFRPPMPEATIKFGSPNACNQCHSDKSPQWANEIVKARPNGNYQDETLKWAQLIKEARDNEWKNVDKMFAYIRNPKTDDVVANSLIRLLGNYPDASKAGVLIEALNNQSELIRSSAAYGLSGIFTDDAKNALLQACQDEIRLVRIQAANAILMFPEDTFTAEQKTIIDKAEQEYVASMTARTDNWSNHYNLGLYHQNKGDAQAALNSYETAARLYPESLMPLINSSVLYSYVGNNQKAEENLKRVLEYDADNEAANLNLGLLLAEQGRLDEAEKALSAAVNANPGNQPVAAKNLSVIVAQRGDLAAAVKYASLAYKARPNDPDYAYTLAYYQSQNGQTSAAKKTLQQIIKSNPGYLTATSFLADIYLREGNKNMALKLYKDALKVEGISAQDRAALQQSITMLQQSM, translated from the coding sequence ATGATTCGGAAATTTATAAAACCGGCCTTGTTTGCAATAGCGGTAATATCGATTTTCTCGTGCAAAACAAGAACAAAAACGAACGGAGAAAATGATTATGCCGGCTCGGAAAGTTGTCGCGAATGCCACGAAAATTTTTACCAGCTCTGGGAACCATCCTATCATGGCCAGGCAATGATGCCAATTAACGCTGCTTTTATTGCTAAACACCAATTACCCAACAGTAAGCCAATTGATGTGGAAGGACACCTTTTTACTGTAGAATTTTTAGATTCAACAATGGTAATGTACGAACGCAATGGCGACCGTTTAATTGAAACTTACGACGTTCTATGGGCCATGGGGGGGCATAATGTTTATTGTTTTCTTACCCCTTTTGAGAAGGGAAAGCTCCAGAATATTCCGTTGGCCTACGATGCCAACCGCAAAGAATGGTTTAACTACCCCGAAGCCGGTATCCGGCATTTTGGCGATGAATACCCTGATGATGAAGCACTACCGTGGAAGGATGCCATGTTTGCTTTTAATACCGGTTGTTACAGCTGCCACATTAGCCAGTTGAGTACCAATTTTGATTTGGCAAGCGAAACCTATCATACTACCTGGCGCGAGGCCGGTATTAACTGCGAAACCTGCCATGGGCCGGGCGGAGACCATGTGCGCATTTTTAAAGACCTGAAAGAAGGCGAGGAGGCCAAAGAACTGGGCTTGATTAGCACCTCGGTATTTACCCAGGAGCAACACAACGATGCCTGCGCCCCTTGCCATGCAAAAATGACACCCATTACACCCAGCTACATGCCCGGCGACAAATATTTTGATAATTACAACATAACCACACTTGAAGACCGCGACTTTTATGCCGACGGTCGATCGCTGGGAGAAAATTATACCATGACCGAATGGATGATGAACCCCTGCGTGGACGAAAGTCAGCTGCACTGTGTTACTTGTCATACATCAAGTGGGCGCGACCGTAATAAGGATAATCCTGATCAATCGTGCCTGCAGTGCCACAATAACCGTAACGAAGACCTGGAAACCCATACCGGTCATCCGGCCGAGGCAGGATTAACTTGCCTGAGTTGCCATATGCCCAAGCGAGAGTTTGTGGGCCGTTTTCTGCGTAGCGACCACTCGTTTAGGCCACCAATGCCCGAGGCTACCATTAAATTTGGTTCGCCAAATGCCTGTAACCAGTGCCACTCTGATAAATCGCCCCAATGGGCCAACGAAATTGTAAAAGCACGCCCCAACGGCAATTACCAGGATGAAACCCTGAAATGGGCCCAGCTGATTAAAGAAGCCCGCGACAACGAATGGAAAAATGTGGACAAAATGTTTGCTTACATTCGAAATCCGAAAACGGATGATGTAGTGGCCAATTCTTTAATCCGCCTGTTGGGTAACTACCCCGATGCATCAAAAGCCGGTGTATTAATTGAAGCTTTAAATAACCAATCGGAACTGATACGTTCATCGGCAGCTTATGGGCTGAGTGGTATTTTTACCGACGATGCAAAAAATGCCTTGCTGCAAGCCTGTCAGGATGAAATCAGGCTGGTGCGTATCCAGGCTGCCAATGCTATACTAATGTTTCCGGAAGATACTTTTACTGCCGAACAAAAAACGATTATTGATAAAGCTGAGCAGGAATATGTGGCCTCGATGACCGCCCGTACCGATAACTGGAGTAACCATTACAACCTGGGCTTGTATCACCAAAACAAAGGCGATGCACAGGCCGCACTAAACTCGTACGAAACAGCAGCACGTTTGTACCCCGAGTCGTTAATGCCGCTTATTAACAGCAGTGTGCTTTATTCGTATGTAGGGAACAACCAAAAAGCCGAGGAAAATCTGAAAAGGGTTCTGGAATACGATGCAGACAACGAAGCTGCCAACCTGAACCTTGGCTTGCTATTAGCCGAGCAGGGCCGTTTAGATGAAGCCGAAAAAGCTTTATCTGCTGCTGTAAATGCCAACCCCGGGAATCAACCCGTAGCAGCTAAAAACCTGAGTGTAATTGTGGCGCAACGTGGCGATTTGGCAGCGGCAGTAAAATATGCTTCACTGGCGTACAAGGCTCGTCCCAACGACCCGGATTATGCCTACACGCTGGCTTATTACCAATCGCAGAACGGCCAAACCAGCGCCGCCAAAAAAACATTACAGCAAATTATTAAAAGCAATCCGGGCTATTTAACAGCAACCAGCTTTTTAGCCGACATTTACCTGCGCGAGGGCAACAAAAATATGGCCTTAAAATTATATAAAGATGCGCTGAAAGTGGAAGGTATTTCGGCCCAGGACCGTGCCGCACTGCAGCAATCGATTACCATGTTGCAGCAAAGTATGTAG
- a CDS encoding NAD(P)-dependent oxidoreductase has protein sequence MKVGILREGKTPPDKRVPLTPEQCIEVQQSFPHVSIAVQPSSIRSYSDEAYSKLGISLQEDLSDCDVLLGVKEVRIEDFIPGKIYLFFSHTIKKQEYNRRLLQTVLEKKIQLVDYEVLTDKEGFRIIGFGRFAGLVGAYNGLRAYGLKYKLFNLKPAHECYNLEEMLEHLDAITLPPIKITVTGDGRVAGGVLEILNHMQIMRVSPEAFLNEQEPKQAIYVQLLPGNYVKRTDGETFNLMHFFNNPTMYENSFQPFAGASDLLIASAYWDPKAPMLFTADEMREEAFRISVISDITCDIEGSIPSTKRASSIADPFYDYNPETGELEEAFSKPENISVQAVDNLPCELPKDASLDFGRNLIDKVFPSLFGADTDEIIHRASITKNGTLTEKFSYLQDFANGE, from the coding sequence ATGAAAGTTGGAATACTTAGAGAGGGGAAAACACCTCCCGACAAACGCGTCCCGCTAACCCCGGAACAATGTATTGAAGTGCAGCAAAGTTTTCCTCATGTATCAATTGCTGTTCAACCCAGCTCTATTCGCAGCTATTCTGATGAAGCGTATTCCAAATTAGGTATTTCGTTGCAGGAAGACCTTTCGGATTGCGATGTGTTACTGGGCGTAAAAGAAGTTCGTATTGAGGATTTTATTCCCGGAAAAATTTACCTCTTTTTCTCGCACACCATAAAAAAGCAGGAATACAACCGCAGGCTTTTGCAAACTGTATTAGAAAAAAAGATACAGCTGGTTGATTACGAGGTACTGACTGACAAAGAAGGATTCAGAATAATTGGTTTTGGGCGTTTTGCCGGACTGGTAGGCGCCTACAATGGCTTACGTGCCTACGGACTGAAATATAAGTTATTTAACCTGAAACCGGCGCACGAGTGCTACAACCTGGAAGAGATGCTGGAACACCTGGATGCCATTACTCTGCCTCCGATAAAAATTACCGTTACCGGCGATGGCCGTGTGGCTGGTGGCGTGTTGGAAATTTTAAACCACATGCAGATTATGCGTGTTTCGCCCGAGGCTTTTTTAAACGAACAGGAACCCAAACAAGCCATTTATGTGCAACTGTTACCCGGCAATTATGTAAAACGTACCGATGGTGAAACGTTCAACCTGATGCACTTTTTTAATAACCCTACCATGTACGAAAACAGCTTTCAACCTTTTGCCGGCGCCAGCGATCTGTTAATTGCATCTGCATACTGGGACCCCAAGGCTCCGATGCTGTTTACCGCCGACGAAATGCGGGAAGAGGCTTTTCGCATCAGTGTTATTTCAGATATCACCTGCGATATTGAAGGCTCTATCCCTTCTACAAAACGTGCCTCGAGCATTGCCGATCCGTTTTACGATTACAATCCGGAAACAGGCGAGCTGGAAGAAGCTTTTTCAAAACCTGAAAATATTTCGGTGCAGGCGGTGGATAACCTGCCTTGTGAATTACCAAAAGACGCTTCACTTGATTTTGGCCGCAACCTGATTGATAAAGTTTTTCCGAGTTTATTCGGAGCAGATACCGACGAAATTATCCACCGTGCATCTATTACAAAAAATGGTACACTAACTGAGAAGTTCTCGTATTTACAGGATTTCGCCAACGGGGAATAG
- a CDS encoding DUF6261 family protein, with amino-acid sequence MIEKIIFNSRTTEIDAASMRLIGAYQNTSLSADAHLSAMFTDLESGSALLTAAINRMKAESELEAKDEVRDQQLRALFYLVKGFLYHPQANVKSAAKTVDKVLEHYGLNITGESYSIESSLIASLLDDLGKQKLQDAIALLPGCAEVKAALQAAQTDFETTRIAYEEEKAHESTEQNATTLKKAVVAVINERIVVYMRAMELVDEPTYGAFARTIATIIAENNEVVKKRWKTPEKETVTP; translated from the coding sequence ATGATTGAAAAGATTATTTTCAACAGCCGTACAACTGAAATTGATGCGGCAAGTATGCGCTTAATTGGCGCTTACCAAAACACTTCGTTAAGTGCTGATGCGCATTTAAGCGCCATGTTTACCGATCTTGAATCGGGGTCGGCCCTGCTAACCGCTGCCATTAACCGCATGAAAGCCGAAAGCGAACTGGAAGCCAAAGACGAAGTGCGCGACCAGCAGCTTAGGGCCTTGTTCTACCTGGTAAAAGGCTTTTTGTATCATCCGCAGGCCAATGTAAAAAGTGCCGCCAAAACGGTGGATAAGGTACTTGAGCATTATGGCCTCAACATCACCGGCGAAAGTTATTCCATTGAATCGTCGTTAATCGCCTCTTTGCTCGACGACCTGGGTAAACAAAAATTACAGGACGCCATTGCCCTCTTGCCCGGATGCGCCGAGGTAAAAGCTGCCTTACAGGCTGCCCAGACCGACTTTGAAACCACCCGTATTGCTTACGAAGAAGAAAAGGCACACGAAAGTACCGAACAAAATGCAACTACACTTAAAAAAGCTGTGGTTGCTGTTATAAACGAGCGTATTGTGGTGTATATGCGTGCCATGGAACTGGTGGATGAGCCCACTTATGGCGCTTTTGCCCGCACCATTGCCACCATTATTGCCGAGAACAACGAGGTGGTTAAAAAACGCTGGAAAACACCCGAAAAAGAAACTGTTACCCCGTAA
- a CDS encoding aminotransferase class V-fold PLP-dependent enzyme, translating into MGSLENYFGQFRENIVGIDQEFETPYGTKKIIYGDWIASGRLYRPIECKITDELGPFVGNTHTETSETGMRMTQAYHKSHQLIKAHVNAGPNDKIITAGFGMTAVINKFQRILGLKYCGKVAGKSCIAERERPVVFITHMEHHSNQTSWYETSADVVVIEPGDGLLVKPQNLRTALEKYKDRPFKIGSFTACSNVTGVRTPYNELAKIMHEYGGVVFIDFAASAPYDEINMHPEDPMEKLDAVMFSPHKFLGGPGSSGVIVFDASMYKSEVPDNPGGGTVDWTNPWGRYKYVDDIEAREDGGTPGFLQSIRTALCFDLKNQMGIENIRKREEELLERAFNGLDEIQGLNILADNVRKRLGVISFYVEGIHYNLLVRLLNDKYGIQTRGGCACAGTYGHFLLEVSYEQSQLITDKINHGDLSEKPGWVRWSLHPTMTDAEVDTMITALKDIVGNIESYKNDYVYVNRTNVFWHKDENNDDTLMQKWFTL; encoded by the coding sequence ATGGGCAGTCTGGAAAATTATTTTGGCCAATTCAGGGAAAATATTGTAGGAATCGATCAGGAATTTGAAACGCCATACGGCACAAAAAAAATTATTTATGGCGACTGGATTGCCAGTGGCCGTTTATATCGTCCGATTGAATGTAAAATTACCGATGAGCTGGGCCCGTTTGTTGGCAACACCCATACCGAAACCAGCGAAACCGGTATGCGAATGACCCAGGCTTACCACAAATCGCACCAACTAATAAAAGCCCACGTTAATGCCGGGCCAAACGACAAAATTATTACTGCCGGTTTTGGCATGACCGCGGTAATTAACAAATTTCAGCGCATACTGGGTTTAAAATACTGCGGAAAAGTAGCCGGGAAAAGTTGTATTGCCGAACGCGAAAGACCTGTTGTATTTATTACGCACATGGAACACCACTCGAACCAAACCTCGTGGTACGAAACCAGTGCCGACGTAGTGGTTATTGAACCCGGAGATGGCCTTTTGGTTAAGCCTCAGAATTTGCGAACGGCACTGGAAAAATATAAAGACCGCCCTTTTAAGATAGGCTCGTTTACCGCCTGCTCGAATGTTACAGGTGTGCGCACTCCGTACAACGAACTGGCAAAAATAATGCACGAATACGGTGGTGTGGTTTTTATCGACTTTGCAGCCTCGGCACCCTACGACGAAATTAATATGCACCCTGAAGACCCGATGGAGAAACTGGATGCGGTTATGTTTTCACCACATAAATTTCTGGGAGGTCCCGGTTCTTCCGGCGTTATTGTTTTTGATGCATCGATGTATAAAAGCGAGGTGCCTGATAACCCGGGCGGCGGAACGGTTGACTGGACCAACCCCTGGGGAAGGTATAAATATGTTGACGACATTGAGGCACGTGAAGATGGTGGCACACCGGGATTTCTGCAATCAATACGAACTGCGCTGTGTTTCGATCTAAAAAATCAAATGGGTATCGAAAATATTCGAAAACGAGAAGAAGAATTGCTGGAACGTGCGTTTAATGGCCTCGACGAAATTCAGGGATTAAATATTTTGGCCGATAATGTACGAAAACGACTTGGAGTAATTTCATTTTATGTTGAAGGCATTCATTATAATTTGTTGGTTCGGCTGTTAAACGACAAATACGGTATTCAAACCAGGGGCGGATGCGCCTGTGCCGGCACCTACGGCCACTTTCTGCTTGAAGTGTCGTATGAACAATCACAGCTAATAACCGACAAAATTAACCATGGCGACCTTTCGGAAAAACCCGGTTGGGTGCGCTGGTCGTTACATCCCACAATGACCGATGCTGAGGTGGACACAATGATTACGGCCTTAAAAGATATTGTTGGCAATATTGAAAGCTATAAAAACGATTATGTATATGTGAATCGCACCAATGTATTTTGGCACAAAGACGAAAATAACGACGATACCCTGATGCAAAAGTGGTTTACGCTTTAA